The Amycolatopsis sp. QT-25 genomic sequence GACGTGGCGTACGGCGAGATCGCCGAAGCCCTCGGCAAGACCCCGGCGGCGGTCCATCAGATCGCCCACCGGGCCCGCGTGCATGTCGCCGCGCGGCGGCCGCGTGGGGCCGCGTCGCCCGCTGAGACCAGGGACGTGCTCGACGCGTTCCATCGCGCGGTCCGGACGGGTGATCTGCAAGGGCTGCTCGACGTGCTCTCGCCGGACGTCGTCTTCCTCGGCGACGGGGGCGGAGTGGTGCAGGCGGTGCTCGCGCCCGTCGTGGGCGCGGCACTGGTCGCGCCGCTGCTGGCCGCGAGCCGCCCGGTCCGCGACGACGCGGCGACGATGCGGACGGCGCAGGTCAACGGCCATCCCGCGTTGATCCTGCGGCTCGGTGACGAGGTCGACACCGTCCTCGCACTGCGCGTCGAAGGTGACCTCGTCACCGGCCTCTACGCGGTGCGGAACCCCGAGAAGTTGTCACGAATGGACCAAGAGACCGCGCTGCGCCGCTGACTCCGGCCGTTTTCACCCACCGTCACCGGCGCTGAACTGGAAAGGTCGCGGACATCACAGTCAGGGGGATCCCTGAATTCCGTCGGGGTCGCCTGGAACGCGGGACGCCGACCTGACACGATGGAACTCAACGCCGGGGTCGGGACGTTGCAACATCACAGAGGGGACGCCCCACCTCGAGGTAACAGCCCGTGGGATGCGAGAAGGCAGGCGGAGGAGATGGCCAACCCGTTCGTGAAGTTCTGGAAGTACATGATGGCGGCGTTCTCGTCGAAGATCGACGAGCACGCCGACCCGAAGGTACAGATCCAGCAGGCCATCGAGGAGGCGCAGCGCAACCACCAGGCGCTGACCCAGCAGGCCGCCTCGGTGATCGGTAATCAGCGTCAGCTGGAAATGAAGCTGAACCGCCAGCTCGGCGACGTGGAGAAGCTCCAGGCTTCGACCCGCCAGGCGCTGGTGCTCGCCGACGAGGCGCGTGCCAAGGGCGACGAGCAGAAGGCGACCGAGTTCGAGAACGCGGCGGAGAGCTTCGCCGCGCAGCTCGTCACCGCCGAGCAGAGCATCGAGGACCTCAAGACCCTGCACGACCAGTCGCTCCAGGCGGCGGCGCAGGCGAAGAAGGCCGTCGAGCGCAACGCGACCATGCTCCAGCAGAAGCTGGCCGAGCGCACCAAGCTGCTCTCGCAGCTGGAGCAGGCGAAGATGCAGGAGCAGGTCTCCGCTTCGCTGAACCAGATGAGCCAGCTGGCCGCGCCGGGCAACACCCCGTCACTGGAAGACGTTCGCGACAAGATCGAGAAGCGCTACACCACCGCGCTCGGCTCGGCCGAACTCGCACAGAACTCCGTCCAGGGCCGGATGATGGAGGTCCAGGCCTCCACGACGCAGCTCGCGGGGCACTCCCGCCTGGAGCAGATCCGCGCGTCCATGAAGGGTGACTCCGTCGCCCAGGTGACGGACGGCAAGACCGCCGCCGCGGCGCCGAAGGCGTCGTCGGGCTCCGCGGACATCCAGCGTGAGATCCAGGCACGGGTTCAGGCCGAGCAGGGCAAGAACCCCGCCTGACACACCACCCAGAGCCGGTCCCGCGCCCCGCGGGGTGCGGGACCGGTCTCACTTCGACGACAGGGGCGAGGGCAATGGGCCAGGGCAGGCGCAAGGACTTCGGGGAGTTCACCGCCAAGCTTGAGAAGCACATCGAAAAGCTGCCCGACTACGCCCAGCGCGCGCAGGAGAAGCTGCAGCGCTACATCCCGCCCTCCGAGCAGGCTTCTTCGCGGCCCGCTCAGCCGGCGCCGCCCAGACCGCGCCCGCAGTTGCCGCCGATGCCCGCCATGCCGAAGATCTCGCAGCAGCTGACTTCGATGGCCGCGGGCCAGATCCCGGCCGTGGCCGACGCGAAGGCCAAATGGGCCCGCTGGAACGAACCGGCAGCCAAATTGGAGCGACGGAAGCGCCGGACCTCTCGCGCACTGACGTTCTGGCTCCTCCTTACCATCCTTTGCGGACTGTTCACCGTCGTCGCGGGCGCCGGCCTGCTGAAGGCCGGCGAGGCCGATGTCCTCCAGGCCATCGCGGGCGGCGCGTTCACCATCGTCTTCGGCACCTTCGGTGTCCGATCGGGACTGCGGTTGCGGGAACTCAAGCGCACCGTGCTGCCCGCCGCGCCCGCCGCTCCGCCTCCGCTGCCCCCGGCACGGTCCGTGGCGCGGCAGCCGATGGAACGCCTCGTCGAGAGCGAGGCTTCGCTGACCGAGCTGCTTCGCCAGCTTTCGCAGCCGACGTCGCTCGGCACCATGCCGGTGTCGGAGATCGCCGTCGCGGACGCCCGGACCACCGCCGCGGAGGCCGCGCAGGCCCTGCGCGGGCTGGCGGGCCGGATCCAGGCCATCGAACGTGGACGGGACGCCGCGCCCGAACGGGAACGGGGCGCCCTCGACGCCGCCATCAGGCAGCTGCGCGACCAGCTCGACGACGGCCTCGACGGCTACGGCGGTCTCGTCGCGGCCGCCGGGCACACCGTCGCCGCGAGCTCGGACGGCATGACGTCGTCCAAGGAACAGCTGTCCGACGCGACCGACAAGCTCGCCGGACTGGCCATGGCGCTGCGCGAGCTCTCCTGACGTCCCAGCGGGTGTGAAGTACATGAAGGCCCCCTTTCTTGCGTCCAGCGCAAGGAAGGGGGCCTTCATGTACTTTCATAGGCAGGCGTCGTCTGAGCA encodes the following:
- a CDS encoding RNA polymerase sigma-70 factor, which encodes MSDTATEAFVAHRNLLFTVAYEMLGSAADAEDVLQETWLRWSAVDLGMVQNPRAYLVRVTTRQALGRLRTLGRRKESYVGPWLPEPLLTTPDVAEDVELADSVSMAMLLVLETLTPTERAVFVLREVFDVAYGEIAEALGKTPAAVHQIAHRARVHVAARRPRGAASPAETRDVLDAFHRAVRTGDLQGLLDVLSPDVVFLGDGGGVVQAVLAPVVGAALVAPLLAASRPVRDDAATMRTAQVNGHPALILRLGDEVDTVLALRVEGDLVTGLYAVRNPEKLSRMDQETALRR
- a CDS encoding PspA/IM30 family protein, producing the protein MANPFVKFWKYMMAAFSSKIDEHADPKVQIQQAIEEAQRNHQALTQQAASVIGNQRQLEMKLNRQLGDVEKLQASTRQALVLADEARAKGDEQKATEFENAAESFAAQLVTAEQSIEDLKTLHDQSLQAAAQAKKAVERNATMLQQKLAERTKLLSQLEQAKMQEQVSASLNQMSQLAAPGNTPSLEDVRDKIEKRYTTALGSAELAQNSVQGRMMEVQASTTQLAGHSRLEQIRASMKGDSVAQVTDGKTAAAAPKASSGSADIQREIQARVQAEQGKNPA